The Primulina eburnea isolate SZY01 chromosome 6, ASM2296580v1, whole genome shotgun sequence genome contains a region encoding:
- the LOC140834154 gene encoding transcription factor bHLH130-like isoform X1 — MNNHQRPQEQQQFQQNMQTQQQTGSGLTRYRSAPSSYFATLLNRNDSSGHGVLETEDLEQIFNLRASSPETQRIFSRFMNSSDSIQEQQLHLQSQSQANPPFLPPRKETESNQLQRQKSCDYSTVSQLMYQNHSSKVANSVMDNSYNRLLGPISSNRVAQIKMESGGSGGCISGGVGGGSNLIRHSSSPAGLFASINIENGIMAPISEVSSNGLGDNCPGDTHFDDNRADYDEYIQGRFSVTSWDDSEIMSDSFHKANKSVNTSDDQNTGIRNRPTTLLSHHLSLPKSSAEISAMEKLLQDSVPCRIRAKRGCATHPRSIAERVRRTKISERMRKLQELVPNMDKQTNTSDMLDLAVDYIKDLQTEVKMLSDNRAKCKCLTKQRL; from the exons ATGAACAATCATCAGCGGCCGCAAGAACAGCAGCAGTTCCAGCAAAATATGCAGACGCAGCAGCAAACAGGCTCTGGATTAACCCGGTATCGATCTGCTCCGAGTTCATATTTTGCCACCCTTTTGAACAGAAACGATTCTTCCGGCCATGGCGTATTGGAAACGGAGGATTTGGAGCAGATTTTCAACCTCCGGGCTTCTAGTCCTGAGACACAGAGAATCTTCTCCAGATTCATGAATTCTTCGGACAGTATTCAAGAACAGCAGTTGCATTTACAGTCACAATCTCAAGCGAATCCTCCGTTTCTGCCACCTAGGAAGGAGACAGAATCTAATCAGTTGCAGAGGCAGAAAAGCTGTGATTATTCGACAGTTTCTCAGCTGATGTATCAGAATCATAGCTCCAAAGTTGCAAATTCTGTCATGGACAATTCGTATAACAGGTTACTAGGTCCCATTAGCTCGAATCGAGTCGCGCAGATCAAGATGGAAAGCGGTGGCAGCGGAGGCTGCATCAGTGGTGGCGTCGGCGGGGGCTCAAATCTCATCCGACATAGCAGTTCACCAGCTGGACTATTTGCTAGCATAAATATAGAAAATG GAATCATGGCTCCAATATCTGAAGTTTCGAGCAACGGCCTCGGAGATAACTGTCCAGGTGACACCCATTTTGACGATAACCGCGCTGATTATGACGAATATATTCAAGGACGTTTCTCCGTTACCTCATGGGACGACTCAGAGATTATGTCCGATAGTTTCCACAAAGCAAACAAGAGTGTGAATACCTCAGATGACCAG AACACCGGAATCAGAAACCGTCCCACGACTCTGTTGTCTCATCACCTAAGTTTACCGAAAAGTTCTGCCGAAATATCTGCGATGGAAAAGCTGTTGCAAGATTCGGTACCTTGTAGAATCAGAGCGAAAAGGGGCTGTGCTACACACCCTCGAAGCATTGCTGAAAGA GTTAGAAGAACCAAGATCAGTGAGCGTATGAGGAAATTGCAAGAACTTGTTCCCAATATGGATAAG CAAACGAATACATCAGATATGTTGGATTTAGCTGTTGATTACATTAAGGATCTTCAGACAGAAGTAAAG ATGCTCTCTGATAATCGCGCAAAATGTAAGTGCTTGACGAAGCA
- the LOC140834154 gene encoding transcription factor bHLH130-like isoform X2, with the protein MQTQQQTGSGLTRYRSAPSSYFATLLNRNDSSGHGVLETEDLEQIFNLRASSPETQRIFSRFMNSSDSIQEQQLHLQSQSQANPPFLPPRKETESNQLQRQKSCDYSTVSQLMYQNHSSKVANSVMDNSYNRLLGPISSNRVAQIKMESGGSGGCISGGVGGGSNLIRHSSSPAGLFASINIENGIMAPISEVSSNGLGDNCPGDTHFDDNRADYDEYIQGRFSVTSWDDSEIMSDSFHKANKSVNTSDDQNTGIRNRPTTLLSHHLSLPKSSAEISAMEKLLQDSVPCRIRAKRGCATHPRSIAERVRRTKISERMRKLQELVPNMDKQTNTSDMLDLAVDYIKDLQTEVKMLSDNRAKCKCLTKQRL; encoded by the exons ATGCAGACGCAGCAGCAAACAGGCTCTGGATTAACCCGGTATCGATCTGCTCCGAGTTCATATTTTGCCACCCTTTTGAACAGAAACGATTCTTCCGGCCATGGCGTATTGGAAACGGAGGATTTGGAGCAGATTTTCAACCTCCGGGCTTCTAGTCCTGAGACACAGAGAATCTTCTCCAGATTCATGAATTCTTCGGACAGTATTCAAGAACAGCAGTTGCATTTACAGTCACAATCTCAAGCGAATCCTCCGTTTCTGCCACCTAGGAAGGAGACAGAATCTAATCAGTTGCAGAGGCAGAAAAGCTGTGATTATTCGACAGTTTCTCAGCTGATGTATCAGAATCATAGCTCCAAAGTTGCAAATTCTGTCATGGACAATTCGTATAACAGGTTACTAGGTCCCATTAGCTCGAATCGAGTCGCGCAGATCAAGATGGAAAGCGGTGGCAGCGGAGGCTGCATCAGTGGTGGCGTCGGCGGGGGCTCAAATCTCATCCGACATAGCAGTTCACCAGCTGGACTATTTGCTAGCATAAATATAGAAAATG GAATCATGGCTCCAATATCTGAAGTTTCGAGCAACGGCCTCGGAGATAACTGTCCAGGTGACACCCATTTTGACGATAACCGCGCTGATTATGACGAATATATTCAAGGACGTTTCTCCGTTACCTCATGGGACGACTCAGAGATTATGTCCGATAGTTTCCACAAAGCAAACAAGAGTGTGAATACCTCAGATGACCAG AACACCGGAATCAGAAACCGTCCCACGACTCTGTTGTCTCATCACCTAAGTTTACCGAAAAGTTCTGCCGAAATATCTGCGATGGAAAAGCTGTTGCAAGATTCGGTACCTTGTAGAATCAGAGCGAAAAGGGGCTGTGCTACACACCCTCGAAGCATTGCTGAAAGA GTTAGAAGAACCAAGATCAGTGAGCGTATGAGGAAATTGCAAGAACTTGTTCCCAATATGGATAAG CAAACGAATACATCAGATATGTTGGATTTAGCTGTTGATTACATTAAGGATCTTCAGACAGAAGTAAAG ATGCTCTCTGATAATCGCGCAAAATGTAAGTGCTTGACGAAGCA